From one Aquicella siphonis genomic stretch:
- a CDS encoding MFS transporter, which yields MNYLINFNIFRRNRNFTLLYIGQFVSFAGTMITGVALPYQVYTQTHSTLMVGLLSLVQLLPLLITALIGGVFADKYHRRMLLLSAEAVLAAGSLLLAVNAWLPVPQIWVMFVVSSFMSAFNGLHRPALESIVQQIVPKSDLPTVSSLASLKGSVAMIGGPAVGGLLIASVGLVATYMVDVASFMVSLTALILMRNIPKPQNVRDDSTLTSLKQGFRYAFSRQELVGTYVVDFIAMIFGMPTAIFPAIAMSFGGAKVLGMLYAAPAVGALVISFFSGWVKHVKRHGVAIAVSATLWGAAIVLFGLSANFWVAWFFLALAGAFDGISGIFRMTMWNETIPHEFRGRLAGIEMISYLSGPRLGDTETGLVAAAFGITASIVSGGVLCIVGVGVCCLFLPKFRQYHSEQECQPGDGHSLSSA from the coding sequence ATGAATTACTTAATCAATTTCAACATCTTTCGCCGTAATCGCAATTTTACCTTGTTGTATATCGGTCAGTTCGTTTCCTTTGCCGGGACTATGATCACAGGGGTTGCGCTTCCGTATCAGGTTTATACCCAGACTCATTCTACGTTAATGGTGGGACTGCTCAGTCTGGTGCAATTGCTGCCGCTGCTAATCACCGCGCTGATAGGCGGTGTATTTGCCGACAAATATCATAGACGCATGCTTTTATTGTCGGCTGAAGCTGTGCTCGCCGCGGGAAGTTTGTTGCTGGCTGTCAACGCCTGGCTGCCTGTTCCGCAGATTTGGGTTATGTTCGTTGTTTCTTCCTTTATGTCCGCATTTAACGGCTTGCACCGGCCGGCACTGGAAAGTATTGTGCAGCAAATTGTCCCAAAATCGGATTTGCCGACTGTCAGCTCACTGGCGTCCCTGAAAGGCAGTGTGGCGATGATAGGCGGTCCGGCAGTAGGAGGATTGCTGATCGCCAGCGTTGGTCTTGTTGCAACGTATATGGTGGATGTGGCAAGTTTCATGGTTTCGCTGACCGCATTAATTCTGATGCGTAATATTCCCAAGCCGCAAAATGTTCGCGATGATTCCACGCTGACTTCTCTCAAGCAGGGTTTTCGCTATGCATTTTCCCGGCAGGAACTGGTTGGCACTTACGTGGTGGATTTTATTGCCATGATCTTCGGCATGCCTACAGCCATTTTTCCAGCTATTGCCATGTCATTTGGAGGGGCGAAAGTTCTGGGCATGCTTTATGCCGCGCCAGCGGTGGGCGCGCTGGTGATTTCATTCTTTAGCGGCTGGGTCAAACATGTGAAACGGCATGGCGTGGCGATTGCCGTGTCCGCGACACTTTGGGGCGCGGCCATTGTATTGTTTGGATTATCCGCGAATTTCTGGGTAGCCTGGTTTTTTCTCGCGCTGGCAGGTGCGTTCGACGGCATCAGCGGCATATTTCGCATGACTATGTGGAATGAAACCATTCCACATGAATTCCGGGGCAGGCTTGCCGGCATAGAAATGATCAGTTATCTGAGCGGCCCCAGACTGGGTGATACGGAAACCGGATTGGTTGCCGCCGCGTTCGGGATCACCGCTTCCATTGTGTCCGGCGGTGTCTTGTGTATCGTTGGCGTAGGAGTTTGTTGTCTGTTTCTGCCAAAATTCCGACAATACCATTCCGAACAGGAATGCCAGCCCGGGGACGGACACTCTCTGTCTTCGGCATGA